The window CAAAGCCACTCCCTGAGTCCCTCTTCCTTCAGTCCCTATCCTTCCTGCACTCTCTGCTCTATGCTGCAGCCCCTCCCTGAACTCTGTGCCAGCCCCTATTCCCCTGCCTGCATCCGCATGCTTCCCtgcccctgcagcctgagaccccCATGCCAACCACTTCCCTCCCtttgcccccccccagccctggagccCTACCCCACGGGTGTCCCTCCTGGCCCCTGCTGCTCTGCCCCATGGGGcagcacacccccccccccccgctcccccctgaCAGAGCAGCgcagcccccctgctcccccctgctcccctcccgacagggcagcgcagcccccccgctcccccctcggTCCCCCGTGCCGTGTCTGCTTTGCCCGTAGCACCCACCCACTCACGGCGGCGGCTGTGCGTGGTGAAGTCGTAGACTGGCACCTTCACGCTCTTGCCCTTCTTCAGCTTGCGGAGGACGCTGACGAGCAGCTCAAAGTCGAAGGCATCAGGGTGGTCGAAGTTGTAGTCGCTGCgggccgccagcgcctgctgcccCTCGTCCAGCACCTGCGGAGGCACCGCCGCGCTCAGCGCCgcgcccgccacccgccgccCACCGCCCCCCGGCCCGCACCTTGTAGAAGGAGTCCATGGAGAGCAGCACCACCCAGGGCACGTCCAGCGCCTCGATGATCCGCGTCGCCACCGTCGTCTTGCCCGAGGCGCTGCCGCCGCACAGgcctgcgggcggcgggggcgggggcgtgagcgcggccggcccggtcccggccccggccccggccccaccgcCGCGCCCCGGCGCTCACCGATGACGAAGGCCTCGTCCACGGGCGCCCCGGTCTCGCTGTACCAGGGCGGGCGGCCCGCCGTGTAGATCGTCCGCTTGCTGGTGCGCagcagcggcggctccggctTGCACTGGCTCGCCGTGCGCTTCCGCGGCGACGGCGTCAGCGGCAGCCGGCTCAGCAGCGAGTCCAGCGAGCCGGACccgcgctccggccccgccgcgccccagccgccgcgccgctcctccgcgcccgccgccgccgccgccatctccccgccccaccgcgccgcgccgcgccgcgggggctgccgggacgGCTCGTGGTGCCCgcggctcccggcagcccccgcgcgacTGCAGACCCGGCGCGCACACACACCCGCGCGACTACGGCCTCCGCGCGACTacagcccccagcagcccccgcgcGACTGCAGACCCAGAGGGCACACACACCCGCGCGACTACGGCCTCCGCGCGACTACatcccccagcagcccccgcgcgactacagctcccggcagcccccgcgcgacTGGAgactccccacacacacacacccccgcgcGACTACAGCCCAGCTACCCTCGAGCCATAGCATCCAGCTatagtatatgtatatgtatatgcgcatatatgtatattaaaaagCACGTTTCCCATGTTGTATTAACACAATGTATATCGACTGCATGAACTGAACTGCTATTTTAACCTTTTCTATCCCTAAAGCAGCCGCCTGCTCGTCCCTGgtctcagccctgctgccccgtGTGTCCAGCATGGGCCGGCCGTGGCAGAGCCGTCCCGCGGCCCCGTCCCGCCGCCTCCATCTTGCCTCCTCCGCCCCGCGGCCccacctccgccgcctccgccccACGGCCAACCCGGCTGCGTCCCGCAGGAGCCCCCTCGGCCCGCACCGCTGGTGTTAGGGCGACTGGCCCCGCGGTGCCCAGGGCCGAGCCATGGCCGGAcgccgctgccccgggcgggggcggcgctgtCCCTGCTCCCCCGGGCAGCCCCAGGGCCTGGCTCCTCCAGGGCCTCCATGGGGCTCAGCGGAGCACCAGGAGCGCAGCCGCCTGCCTGGCAGGACCCACGCGGGCTCGCTGCACGCTGGGCTCAGCATGGGCACAGCACAATCTGCACCAGAACGGGGGATGGAGAAAGGAGGCGGGGGAAGGCCGAAAGCATCAAATGCCTCACAGCAAGGCAAGGCCGGAATTTGCACGTTTTGTCTTGCAAGTTTTCCTGTGCAGATCAGGGCCCTGCTCCCCGGGTCTGCAAAGCGTGAATCTCCTGCTGACGGCTGAGGACCTCCTGCTGCAATTGTTATTTTCCCTTGTGGCTGTTTTCCCAGCCCCACGAGCGGGCTGCAGGGCCTCAGCCTCTGCATGCGCCGTTGGGGCTCTGCCGGCTCCACAGCCAGCACGGCCTGGGCGGCCGGACTCCTGCTGGGCTACTGCCTGCAGAAGTCCCTGAAAAAAACTCCTTTAACTCAGCGCTTTAGTCAGATAAAACAATTCCACCCACAAGAACCAATTTACACCTCTTCTCAATCTTCTCATAagctaatttttattttcaatacaGTTACCTCAGGAATTTTCCCCACAACATTGTAAAAGTTTGATAAATGACTATAACACACTGGACACATTTAAACAGGGACTGGTCCCCTCTGCAGAGACAGTTATGTCTGCTATCCCAGGAACATCACAGCCTGACCGCATCACCTGGCTGTACCAGGGGCTCGGGGCTGCCGAAGCGGTGCCAGACGAAGTCAAACTGCCAGGAGCCGTGGCCCCGGTGTGGCTGGCAGTGCCGACACCGGCAGTGCTGCAGCCTCGTCCTGCACCGCTTGGGCCGGCGTGGGAACCACCACGGGACCCACCGGGGACCGGCTGCAGCCCCCCCGTGCCCAGCAGTGTCCACCTGGCACCTGTGCAAGAGAGAGCCCCATGCCGGGAAATGGCCAGAAATGGGGCTTCCTGGGAAGCCAGGACAACCTGCGGGATCTCGCCATGCAGGACACAGCAAAACAGCCAGAAACAGGGTTTCCTGGGAAGCCGGGACAACCTGCAGGATCTTGCTGTGCAGGGCACGGCCACAGGCACTGACCAGCCTGTTTGCAGGCGACCGGCCCCTTTCTGCCCTTTTCCCACGCTTGGGCCTCCCCAACCCCCCCAATCCCCCCGTTCCGGCCTCGGTCCTTCCCCTCGGCGTCCCCAGGGACGTCTCGCCGGTCCCCGCGGCCCTTCCCGGCATCCGCCACGCGCCCCCCCGCAGGCAGCAGCCCGCGGCCGGCGCAGGGGCGACCGTCCTGCTGCGATGGCCCAGGGGCTCCGCatccccccgcccggccctgcGCTCCTGCTCCTTTGCGTCCCTGCAAGGGAGCCCGCAAGGCAGGACCTGACCCGCGGCCCCGCCCACGGCCCCGCCCCGCAGTGgatgggggcggggcctgtgcaCCGGGGCGGGGCCATactgctgggggcggggccagaacCCCGGGTCCCCGCTCCCTCCGAGGGTGTCTCCGCCGTGGGGCGGGGCCGAGGGCGGGGCCgagggcagggggcggggccgtCGGTGggtcccggcggcggccgcggagctGCTGGCGCTCCCGGCATGGAGCCCCCGCCCGGCACCGAGACCGCCCGGCTGGTCAgcgcgcgcggcggccgcgccgacGGCAGCCTGCGCCTCAAGAGGTACCGCCGCCACCGGCACCCGCACCCGCACCTCCACCacccccggcaccggcaccccggCACCTGCACCTCCACCACCCCCGGCATCTGCATTTCCATCACCCTCGGCACCCGCACTGGCACGTCCATCACCCCCGGCACCGGCACCTCCATTGGCACCGGCACCTCCATCATCCCTGGCACTGGCACGTCCATCATCCTCGGCACCAGCACCCTGGCACTGCGACCGGCACCTCCATCACCCCCAGCACTCGCACCAGCACGTCCATCACCCCCGGTATCTCCATCACCCCCGGCACCGGCACCTCCATCATCCCTGGCACTGGCACGTCCATCACCCTCGGCACTGGTACCCCAGCACCTGCACCAGCACGTCTGTCACTCCCGGGATTTCCATCACCCCCGGCACCTGCACCGGCACGTCCATCACCCTCGGCACCGGCACCCTGGCACCCGCACCTCCATCACCCCCGGTACCCGCACCTCCAACGTGACCGGCACTTCCATCACCCCCGGCAGCTGCACCAGCACGTCCACCACTCCCGGCACCGGCACCTCCATCATCCCTGGCTCTGGCACATCCATCACCCTTGGCACCTTCATCACCCCTGGCACCTGCATCCCGGTACCTCCATCACCCCCAGCATCCGCAGCCTGGCACCGCCACCACCCCCGGCACCGGCATCTCCATCTCCCCCGACACCGACGCCTCCACCTCCCCGGCGAGTCCATCTCCCCCGGCACCTCCatcccccgccgcccgcccggcaccCGCCATCCACCGCAGGCACCTCCGTACagccggcaccgccgcccccggcaccgccgccccccggcACCGCGGCCATCCATCacgcccccgcgccggcgccggtCCGGTCCCCCCGCGCGATGCCCcgtctgtcccctctgcccccgccGGTTCCCCCGCGGCTCCCCGTCCCCCGCTCCcttcccgcccgccgcccccttcCCCAGCCGTCACGGCCCTGCACCGGCGCCGCGTCCGGCAGCCTGGCCCCAgacccggcgccgccgccgcaggcacCGTCCCGCACCGCCGCAGCGGCACCCCCAgacccggcaccgccgccgccgccgccgtccgggCTCCGCTCGTCGCCGCCGGCCTCTGCGCAGCGCGGGGGaggcgggcggctgcggccgtgcggggacggggacggggacgggacggACCCAGCCCCCGAGCGCCCCGGCTCTgccggagccccgcgccgcccccgctgccgccgcggccccgtcACCGCCCGCCTCTGCCGGGGCGCTCGGCTCCCCCGGGCCGCGCTGCctcgctgccccgcgccccccggccctgGGCCCGGCTTCCCAGCGCTGCAGCGGGACccgccggcgggccgggccggagccgtCGGGGGCGGCGACTGAGACCAGCCCGGACCCCCCgcgcccggggctgcggcggcgccgcgcgcgcctgGCCgagccgcgaggcggcggcgggcagggaaagagtcggggccggggccggggccggggccggggccggggccggggcgcagcgATCCCGGGCGCCGGGAGAGGAGAcgccggggccgggcagagccggagcgccggggccgccgcggggtgcCGGGGTCGGGAGGAGCCGGGCGCCCGGTGCTCTGCAGCCGGAGCCAccgggagccccggggctgccggacCGGGACACctggagccctggggctgccggacTGGAACCACcgggagccctggggctgccgtagCGGGGCACCAGGAGCCCTGGGACTGCAGGACCGGAGCCACTGGGAGCCCTAGGACTGCTGGAGCAGGGCACTgggagccctggggctggggcaccgggagccccggggctgccggacTGGAGCCACCAGCAACCCTGGGACTGCCGTAGCAGGGCACcgggagccctggggctgctggaaCAGGGCAccgggggccctggggctggggccggggcacCGGGGGCCCTGGGGCTTCTGGACTGGAGCCACTGGGAGCCCTGGGGCACAGCCCAGCCGGTGCCCAGCGCTGACCACTGCTCCCACCTGCAGCCTGTTTGCCAGCTCCCAGGACACCCTGGCACCGCGGACCCCCGGGAAGGGCGCACAGCTGGCAGCCCCGGAGTTGGAGCTGGAGGGGGCCCTGGCCCCACGCTGCCGCTGCAGCCCCATCGCGCCCAGCCCCAGCGGCGGGAGGGTCCAGGCCCGCCGGCAGCTGAGCGTTGCCTGCACCATCTGCTGCATCTTCATGGTCGGGGAGGTGATAGGTAACTTGGGACAGGGATGGGGCCCGGGCACTGGGTCTGCAGCGGGCTGGGGGCCGGTGCTGGGTTGGGTGCTGGCACCAGCGTCTCTGTTCCCCGCAGGTGGGTACCTGGCGCACAGCCTGGCCATCATGACGGACGCAGCCCACCTGCTGACGGACGTGGGCAGCATGTCTGTGAGCCTCTTCTCGCTCTGGGTCTCCACCCGGCCGCCCACCAAGACCATGAGCTTCGGCTGGCACCGCTCAGGTGAGGCTCTGGGGGGGGCACGGTGCTGCAtccccgcagccccggcaggCGCTGACAGCTCCCATCCCGCAGAGACGCTGGGCGCGCTGGTCTCCGTGCTCTCCATCTGGGTGGTGACAGGGGCGCTCGTCTACCTGGCAGCTGCCCGCATTGTCAGCGGCAACTACGAGATCGAGGCGCGAGCCATGCTGGCCACATCCGCCGGCGCCGTGGGGGTCAACCTGGTGTACGTCCCTCGGTCACCACATCCCCTGGCCCCACATGCGCGCCCcgagccccagccctggccccagagGCATCTCCCATCCCTGCACCCCCAGTTCTGGCATCCCCAAGCACTGGCTCCCCATGCGTGTCTCCCTGTCCCCCACGCGCTCGTGGCTTCCAGCCCCCGTGTGCCGCCTGTGGTCCCACGTCCCCCGGCCTCCacagctctccctcagccctgtctcccagacccagccctggCTCTGGCGTGTGTCTGGCCCCACACGTATGCTCCAGCCCCATGCGCATGCCCCAGCCCTCCAGCCCTCTCGTGCCTGGCCCCACACATATGCTCCAGCCCCACGCACgtgtcccagccctgcagccctcttGTGCCTGGCCCCACACATTTGCTCCAGCCTCACACATGCCCTGTGCATGCCCCAGACCCAGACACCCCCTGCACAgtggctgctctgcccctgctgcgcctccagccctgccctgccctgggggccagCCAGCCTTCGGCTCCCAGCCGGCACAGTGctgagctgccctgctccctccagcATGGCCTACGTCCTGCGCCAGTCCAGTGCCGCCCACAGCCACGGCCCAGGCTAcgagaagctggaggagagccCCGGGGGCTGCTTGCCTGGCCGTGCCCCCCTGCCCGGCAGCACCAGCGTCCGTGCAGCCTTCGTGCACGTGGTGGGTGACTTGCTGCAGAGCGTCGGCGTCCTCGTGGCTGCCACCATCATCTACTTCAAGGTGTGCATCCCTTGGCCCGCCGGgtgcccctgctctgcccagggcaggcaAGGACGCCCTTGAGCCCCACACAGGGCTGCCGTGGGGCCCTGGGACCTGGCCCCGCAGCCGCACGcagcctctgctccctgcagccccagtgcAAGATTGCAGACCCCATCAGCACCCTCCTCTTCTCGGTCTTCGTCCTCGGTTCCACCCTCACCATCCTCCGGGACGTCTTCAGAGTCCTCATGGAAGGTGAGCGGTGGCTGGGGCAGGCGCGGGGCTGTGGTTTTGGGTGCAGAGGGCTGAGGGCAGCCCTGGTGAGCCCCAGCGAGCCCCAGCAGGGCCAAGCAAGGCTGGGCACAGGGCTGACGCTCCCCGACCGGCGCCATCGgcaggggcgccgcggggcaTCGAGTTCAGCGCAGTGAAGGAGGCGCTGCTGGCGGTGGATGGGGTGAAGGGTGCGCACGACCTGCACATCTGGGCGCTGACGCTGAGCCACCACGTGGTGTCGGCTCATGTGGCCGTGGGTGAGTGTCCCCGCGCGCGGCCCGCCGGGCACGGCCCGCAGCCGCCCTGGAGCCCCGCGGACCCGGCCTGAGCGGCGCTGCCCCCCCAGATGCCGGCGCAGACCCGGACGCCGTGCTGCGGGACGCCACCACCCAGCTTCGGAGCAGGTTCGGCTTTGCGTCGTGCACGGTGCAGGTGGAGCGGTACCTGGAGGACATGGCAGCCTGCGGGCACTGCCAGGACCCTCACGCCtgagcccccagccccgccggcgCGCAGGAGCtgcccccggagcagggctgcagcccgGAGCTTgagcagctcctgccccagcactgcaccccaggctgcaccAGCCCCACGCCGGGACGGCAACCCCCAGCCCGCatggggctgccggggggcccCCAGCATCGTTCCCTGCTCGGAGCCCGCCGGGGGCAGGTCCTGTGCCCCAGCAGGGCTCTGCTCCCTgctggcacggcacagcacagcgtGGCCGTGCCCGTGCTCCCGGGGGAGCCCCCACCCCACCAGGCTCTGCCACTGGAGGGaccagccctgccccagcccccaacATCCCGCGATGGCTCCAGGGGACCCTGCGCCAGCAGCACCAcacagcaggaaggaaggagcacAGCACCCCAGCCCCACTCCAGCTGGGAAGGGGACCCACTCCCTGCACTTCCCCAGGAAGGGGAGGCGACGGCCTCATGGGCAGGGAGACCCCAGCCAGGGGCTCGGCCCCAAACACTCCCGTGCACCATGTCTGTAGGGCCAGCCCCGCTCAGCCCCTGCCCGGTGCTGCCccagggggcaggagggagcagcaggagctgctgccgcaGGCACCCTCTCCCTTGCCCTTGTGCCCAGCCGCGAGAACGGCCAACACGAGGAGGGAGCTCAGCCCTGGCCCCCGCCGCTGGTCACGCGACCCCATGCTGGGGCCAGCCCCAGGCTGGTGCCGCTCACAGCCCAGCAGGACGCGGGCACAGCACCAAACCCGGCACCTCAGCGCTTTGCCTGGCCGCGGGACGAGCAAGGAGCGGGGCAAGAGGGGCTGCTGCCCGGCTCAGGGCTGGGCCCATCCCCATCACACCACGGCCCGATCCATTCCCTCCTCTGTGAGTCAGTGTCTGTTGCACTTGTGGagcatgtctgtctgtctgtctgtctgtctcgcTGTGCAAGAACTCCAGGCCGCGGTCAGAGAGCCTGCAGGCTTCAATAAACTTGTCCGAGAGCAGTGGAGGTGTCAGCGGCTGCTGTGAGGAGGGGACAGGGGAGaaggggctgccccggccccgctgtgCCCCCGGGCAGAGTCCCACCAGTCCCAGAGCAGCACTGCCCCGTGCGGCCCCCTCCCAGGCACCGGCACTTTCCCAAAGGGCCAGGGCCCACCCGGGCCTTGCTGGCAGCACAAACAGCCTTTACAAAACAAACACCGTTTACTGCACAATTAAGATCACAGGCTCAATGTGAGCAATTCCAGAGCTCCTGGCACATCTGCAAGCCCCGGTCTGCTCCACTCAGGCTGACGCTggccccagcaccccctgccagCACCTGCGCCAGGACATGCACTGCGGGGAGCCAGGAGCAAGGGATGAGTGCAGCCCCGCACGCTTGCAGGCCCACAGGTGCTTCCCCCATGTCAGGCCCGAGCCCCACAGTGCAAGACTTGTGCCAGGGACTCGGCACCCGTTCCGTCCCCACACCAGCTGAAGCCAAACAGGGCAGAAAGGATCCTTCTGGCCCAGAACATCCCAGGTGACAGCCAGGAGCAGTGCACCCTCCCCAGGAAGGCAGGGGCCCCGGAGGCAAGGAGCACCACGAGCCGGGCGCACAGCTCCTTTGGGACCCTGGCCAGCACGGGCTGCCCACAGGGCCTGGGCTCCTGCCCAGGGTAGCACGGGGGATGCCACTGTGCTACTCGGCCGGCAGCGGGGAGTGCtccatggggctggggctgtctggTGGGTCCCTGTACAGGGAGCTGAAGCGGGCACGGCTCtccaggagcagctggtggcccACACCAGACGCCAGCCCTACAAGGCAGTGTGCCCGCACGATGCCAGCCTGCCCTCCCGACACCAGCCAGCCGTGCGAGTCCAGGTTGGGGCTGAAGCGCACCTGCGGGAAGAGAAGAGGGTCAAGCAGAGATCGGCCGGGGCACTGGGATCGCGGCAGCCCGGGGGGCAGCACGGGGAGGTTGATGGATGAAGATGCTGGCTGCAAGCCGCTGGGGCTGCCAGGCAGCATCTGTGGGTCTGCTGTGCCCTCCAGTTAGCACTGGGGCACAGGGGGTGGGCACAGCCTCTCCCCACACATACTAACCCAGTCTGGGCATAGCCCCCTGCAACACAGCCTGGCCCTGGGGCAAGAAGGGCTGAAGACCTTTGGTCTCCCCAGGCTGCTGGTCCTCAGCTAAGTGGGAGGAAACCCAGAACTGAATGAGGGGGCAGCGCATGCCACAGAACTCCTGCCTGTCCCGCTCCCCCTTCCCAGGCTGCGagtcagggctgtgctgggccggCAGCCTGTCTCACCTTGTGCAAGGACTCCAGCTGCAGGCGGTCGAGGCTCAGctctgccttcacctcctgcgTGTGCATCCTGCGCATGGGCTCCCGGCTCGGGAAGTTCTTGAAGCTGCGCTGTGAAGTGGAGGCATGGTGAGGGGCAGTGTGCTGTGAGCGGGATTGCTGCGTGCGCACGGGGACATCACCCGGACTGCAGCATAAGCAGGTGCTGCTTGGCCACGGGACACATGGATCACCCTCAGGGCCACCCGCCGAGCACAGTCATGGCCTCAAGCTTCCTGCAAAGGACAGCGCTGCTGGGGGCAGCACGAGGCAGTTCCTCCAGGGAGGGACTGGGCAGGGTGACAGGAGCAGGGAGACCTGTCCCCACCACCCACATGCTTCTCCAGTGCTGGCAACTCTGACCTACAGAGACTCACTCCTGTCTCCAGGAAGCCCCTGGGGCACAGCCGTCCCCTGAGGTCCCAAGCTAGCGGCTCCAAACAGGGCCTGGATGCTAGTGTCAGCCCAGGTAGTGCTGTGACCCCAGAGGCTCCTTTCCAGGGCTGGGCACTGCCAAACTGCTGGTTCACAGCCAGGATATGTTGACAGCCTTGCCCTGCTCCCAGAGAAAACCCACAGTTATGCCCCCCACTGCCTGGGGACCAACAGTCAACAGGGACCACACTGGGCTTGCTCACTGCTCAGGCTCCCTGCCGGCAGGAGGAAACACCCTGATCAGGCCTGGCCCCAGGCTGACAGTACCGCAAGGTCCAGGCTGCGTGGATGTGAGGCAGCATGGCAGATCAACACCTTGCTCTCAGGCCAAACTGTGCTCCACAGGAGGCCAGGGGCTGGCGCACACTCTGAGCAGCATCTCCACACCCTGCCATCCTCACACGCCCAGCCACAACCCAACAGGCCCCTCAACCTGCTCCCACACCTGCAAGGTCCCACGCATGGTCAGGAGCATCCCCGGCCCCACGGGTCTGTCCCCCTGCCCTCGTACCAGGTCTGTGTCCCGGAAGCGGATGCAGGTCTTTGTCACCATCTCACTGTAGAGCCTGGTCTTTGGCAGGGCCTGCTCGCCACCCTCGGGTCCCGCAGGGCCGCAGGGCAGCAGATCAGCTTTGTAGACTGGCTGTGGGAGAGAGGGAGCTG is drawn from Apteryx mantelli isolate bAptMan1 chromosome 3, bAptMan1.hap1, whole genome shotgun sequence and contains these coding sequences:
- the SLC30A3 gene encoding probable proton-coupled zinc antiporter SLC30A3, translated to MEPPPGTETARLVSARGGRADGSLRLKSLFASSQDTLAPRTPGKGAQLAAPELELEGALAPRCRCSPIAPSPSGGRVQARRQLSVACTICCIFMVGEVIGGYLAHSLAIMTDAAHLLTDVGSMSVSLFSLWVSTRPPTKTMSFGWHRSETLGALVSVLSIWVVTGALVYLAAARIVSGNYEIEARAMLATSAGAVGVNLVMAYVLRQSSAAHSHGPGYEKLEESPGGCLPGRAPLPGSTSVRAAFVHVVGDLLQSVGVLVAATIIYFKPQCKIADPISTLLFSVFVLGSTLTILRDVFRVLMEGAPRGIEFSAVKEALLAVDGVKGAHDLHIWALTLSHHVVSAHVAVDAGADPDAVLRDATTQLRSRFGFASCTVQVERYLEDMAACGHCQDPHA